CCTTCTCCCAGAGCAACGTCTCCTCTTACGTGGTGGACCTGACGCGGGTCACCAGGACAGGCACGGTGGCCCAGGACCCTGTACAGGACAGCCGGCCCCTGGCGCAGCAGCCGCCCCACCCCAGCGCCCCCCTTCGGCGCATCTACGAGCGGCCCAGCACAGCCTGCAGCAAGACTCAGAGGTGGGGTGCTCGGGCCTCAGAGGGCACCGGGGGGTTGCAGGAGGCGAGCCCCCAGCCCTGGTCTCACCTGGGCCCCTGCCTTTTGGCTTCACCTTGACCCCCAGGGTGAAGCAGAACTCGGAGAGCGAGCGCCGAAGCCCCAGCAGTGAGGACGACAGGGACGAGCGGGAGTCTCGGGCGGAGATCCAGAACGCCGAGGACTACAACGAGATCTTCCAGCCCAAGAACAGCATCAGTGAGGcctggccccctcccctctgAGCCCCAGCATCCCCATTGGTGAAATGGAGGCAGATGGTCCTTTCTGGGGGTAGTGTCCGTGTTATTCTGCTCCCTTAGCTTAATTCCTAACCCACAACTGGGCCCCAGCGGAGGCCCGGCAGCCGCTCGGTGCCTAGTCCGCCCCGGGCACAGGAAGGCCCACTGGGgcaagtgggtgggaagggacaagcATGAGGGTTTGGGCCCCAGAACAGGTCATAGTCTGCAGCTGTGTGTGTGCCTGGGAACCACCTTCTGTCCCCTGCATTCTGACAGGGCCCAGGGCCCTCAGACAGCAGCCCCGGGCTGGCCAATGTGAGTCCCCAGCCCTCTTCGCCTCTGCAGGTCGGACACCACCCCGAAGAAGTGAGCCCTTCCCAGCACCCCCAGAGGATGGTAAGTCAGAGGGCAGAGCCTGGCCTCCCAGGATCCCCAGCTCCCTAGTCCTCCCTCCCTGAGAGCCActgccctcccccaggcctccccaccCACAGCAGTTTCCAGCTTCTCTCCCACTGAATCTTTCCCCTCCACTCACCCAGAAGCATCTGCTCTGTGCGGGGCCCCATGCTAGGCCCCAGGGACTGAGTGTGAAGAAGGCAGGCAGTGCTCTTGTTAGGAGCTCACCCCCAGTGAGGAGTGCAAACAGCACACAGCCAGCCACCCAGGAGGAAAGAGCCGGGCATGGTGAGAGGCCACTAGGGCCTGTGTAGATGTGGGGCCACgaggctctgaggaggcagcctGAGGGCCAggtgaggagagaggagggaagagcctCAGGTGGGAGTGGGCTGCAGGGAGAGTGGGGGCTTGGGGTCCCGGAGCAGGAGGCCGTGCCTTGCAGGCCCTGGTGAGGGTTCTGGGTTTTGTGGCTAGAAGATTTAGGAAGCGAGAAAACCTGATGTGGAAAAGAAGCTGGCGTGGGGCACCCTCGTCCTAcagcccatccctcccctcccctggcgtGCTCCTCAAGGAACCAGCTTCTCATTCCCCTCAGGCTGGGTTTCTGGAGggcctctccctcccacactcaCACCATCCActcaccaccacccccaacgTGCACTCTATTCCTAGTGAGATGACAAGACCATGACTCCCTGGGTCCTGTCCACACACAGTGCTTGGCGCCTGCTTTCTGCCAGACCTGTGGTTGAGTAGGTGGAAAGGGAGGGGACGGGCCCAGCTCCTACCCCTCAGGCCTTGCCGCCCAGGGTCCCACCACTGCCTTCTCCTGACCTGACCCAGTGACCCTGTCCTGCCTCCAGACATGGCCATGGCCAAAGAAGCAGCAAAGCCCAGCCCAGCCACAGACACACAGCTGCCGGTGCCAAACGTATGTCCAGGTGGAGCGGGCATGGTGTGGGGCTCGTGGAGGGGCTGGAGTCCTGACCAGGGTCGGGAGGCCTATGCCAGAGTGGGGGGTGCACTGAGGGAGGCCTCAGGCAGGCCACCTGCTGAGCTTCAGACCCCTCCAGCTTGAAGTCCCGCCTCGGCCCCCCGTCGTCACTTCCACCCCTGCACCCAAGGCCGAGCCTGCCATCATCCCTGCCACCCGGAACGAGCCCATCGGACTCAAGGCCTCAGACTTCCTGCCCGTGAGTTGGGGTCTGGGCTGAGGGCGGGTGGAGGCCTGTGGGGTGAGGGCAGAACTTGGCCACCAGCATCTGGGCACCCATCCCACACAGGCCGTGAAGGTCCCCCAGCCGGCGGAGCTGGTTGACGAGGATGCCATGTCACAGATCCGCAAAGGCCATGACACCATGTGTGTTGTGCTCACCAGCCGCcacaagaacctggacactgtGCGGGCCGTGTGGACCACGGGTGACATCAAGGCAAGCGCCACCTCTGCCCTGGCTGGGCTTAGGGCTGAGCTAAGAGGGCTGCCTGAGGGGGGCACTGGGGGCTGGGCGGCTGCTGTCACTACGCTGTGCAGTATTAACACCCCACAATAAACCGCATCAtacccaggcagggccactctGTCCCCAGTCCCCTCTGACGAGTGCTCTTGTCTTCAGACATCAGTGGACTCGGCTGTGGCCATCAATGATCTGTCAGTGGTAGTGGACCTCCTTAACATTGTCAACCAGAAAGCGTAAGTGTCAGGGGCAGGGTCGAGGGGGCGCAGGCGTGGGTGAGGTGTGCAGGGCCAGGTGCTGACGGCACATGTCCCCggccctctccccagctccctgtGGAAGCTGGACTTGTGCACCACAGTCCTGCCGCAGATCGAGaagcttttgcagagcaagtATGAGAGGTACACGTGGGGAAGCTGCATTGCCTcacagcagggagaggagggaccACAGGAAAGGCCTCCAGGGCCGGTGCCCACGTGAGGTGGCTGTGCAGCCTTGCTGTCCCCTCCAAATTTGAGAGGCCAGAGTAAAAACATGTCCCTGCTGCCTCGGATTCTTTGCCCCCCATCAGTGCGTACCTTGCTCtctgtttatctttttgtctgtggCTCTGTCTGTTCCTCTGCCTCTGAAGCTATGTCCAGACGGGCTGCACCTCCCTGAAGCTGATCCTGCAGCGGTTTCTGCCACTGATCACAGACATCCTGGCAGCCCCACCCTCTGTGGGCGTGGACATCAGCCGGGAGGAGAGGTGAGGGGCCAGGCGGTGTGCATGTGGCTGGGGTGCCGTGTCAGTGAGGGCACACGGGTTTGGGGGACTAGCCTTCTTGTTGACCCCAGTGAAACTGCTAACAGAGGAGGTCATTGTGTCTGGGGTGGTGGCTCAGGGCGTGGGGTAGCCAGAGCCAGGGTCCCAAAGGCCTGGATCTGCCCTCAGCCCTGGTACAGCCTGGGTGGGTCCTGTGCTCTGGGCCTCAGCCTTCCTCTAGAAGAGGGGCGGGAGTGATCAGGTTGGCAGAGGCCCCGGGGTTGGGTGAGGGTCACATGTCCCTGCAAGGTGGCCACCTCAAGCTCAGCCCTTCTGCCCACAGGCTGCACAAGTGCCGGCTCTGCTACAAGCAGCTCAAGAGCATCAGTGGCCTCGTCAAGAGCAAGTCGGGCTTGAGCGGTCGCCATGGCAGTGCCTTCCGTGAGCTGCACCTGCTCATGGCCAGTTTGGACTGAGGAGTGTGATGGGTGGGGGCACCTGCAGCCCCCACTCCTATTATCTATGGGCCCACTGGCACATGAACCTCTGCCCGGCCTCCAGTGCTGTCCTGTGGCCATCCTGGAGGCAGTGGTGCCACTGGCCCCCTCCATAGCCCTGAACTTTAAGACAACTTCTCTCCAGCATCAGCTTTGCCCAACTCCTGCTTCTTGGGACAGTGAATTGAGCTCTGGGGTTCGTGCTGTAATTTATAAggtgaattttattaaatttgtaaCTTCACTTGTCTATTTGTGAGGGTCGCCGTCTTCTGGTCacagggggaaggggggagggggaggggaggacaggaCAGGATCCTTCCCGGACTGGAATTTTCAATTTTGGTCAGTCAAGCAAGGTAAGGCAGGTCAACCACACTGAATGATACTGTTCATGACAAATGATGTAGGTGCCCAGCCAGCAGTGGATTCCTTCACCCCACTACCCCAATTCAAGACCAACTCTTTCAGACATTTGTGTAAAAAGGttattttaataagtaaaaatGGCTAAGCTTCCAAAAGTTCTTAAATAGGATTTCAGAGGGAGGAAAACATCGAGGCCAGCGAGTAAGGAGACAGCCTGGTGCCAGGCAGATGAAGGGAAGCAGCAAAGTCCCTGCCCACTGGCCTCCTGCCATAAATACAGCCCAGCCCTTGGCAGGAAGGGCCGCGCTCCTATGTACACCTGGGAACACTATGTACACACCCCGAGAGATGCACTACTCCCTGGGAGCCGGAGGAGAGTGGTTCCTGTGCCTTCCAGGGACTCCCCAGCCCACCCACAAGGGAGGCCTCCCACATACCTGCCCTTGCCATGAGGGCCCACTCTGATGGCGCAGGCCTGCCCTTCCAGCCCGTGCCATTTGTGCCCAGAGCCACAGCCGAGAGACACCTTTTCCTTCTGAACATGTTTCTCATCTCTGAGGGCAGACAGGGCAAAAGAGAAGCCTCTactctggcctctgcctcctgggcTCCAGGCGCTGCAGCAGGAGCAGGCCTGCCAGGCGTCAGGACCCTGTCTTTGGTCCGGCAGGGTGGATCTCTCCATCACACAGGCAACGGCCTCGTCTTCCctgtgggagagggaggggaggggttcGTCAGTACCAGGATTGTCATCCTCTGtcccagagcaggagggaggcgGGCAGAAGCACATAGGCAGCAGGCAGCAAACGACAGACTCAGCCCTGAGCAGCCAGCTCCCGGCACAGCCCTGCAACCCGAGGCggccaggcaggcaggagggcgggcagCCCTGGGCTGCTGGCCCCACACTCACCTGGAGACTCTACAGCCCCAGCCGTCAGGCTGAAATCAAAGCAACAAGCATCTCACTGGTGGGCTTGTCTTGGGCCATGACCCTGCTGCCCCCTATCCCTCTGAACTCAGAACATTTTCCAGGCCCTCCTGTGAGTAGGCtaagctggggctggagccctgGATTCTAGCCCTGTGGCCTGGCTCACTCCTCATCTGGGACAGGTGAACCCTGTCCTTTCCAGCCCCGGGAGCCGAGGCCTGATTTGGAGGGTGTGTACGGCATGAGCCCAGCCAGCCCAGCCTCAGAGAATCGGAGAATTGTGTCCTGGGCCTCAAGTCAGCAGCCCTGCTGCGGGCATAGAGGGCTGGGCCCCTCCTCACACTACCCCGTCTCCAAGGGGGTCTTCAATTTCCTGTCTATAAAATGGATGCAGCACCATCTGCCCTATTTCCCAGGGCCAGGGAAGGTTGCGAGATTGTGCAACAGGTTCTGGAGAAGtttcataaacttttttaaaaaagggaaaaaaagaaaaagcctattCAGATAAGGGCACAGCCCAGTGGCTGTGATTGGGCTGTGGGGGAGGCTACCCAaccctggccccctccccaaAGACTCACCCGAGGGCTGCAGCTTCCTCCTGATGGAGCCTGGGCGGCTAGTGGTCCCGGAGCCTGGGGCGGAGTGGGCTCGAGCTGAGGGCTGTGGGGTCTGACAAGCCGGCTCCCACTGTGGGCAGAgaagggtgggtgggtggggctaCCCTGGGTTTGCCCCGCCCTCCGCCAAGTATTTCCCCTCCCCAGCCACCTGaaactgttttctcatctgcaagatAGGCATGATGATACAATaactgtggggtggggggaattgTGAGATAATTTATATAAAGTAAACAAGTTAATCCTGAGCACCTGTGTGCCAGcctgcaccccccccccacatccCACCCACAACCCACCTCCATCTAGCCGATGACCCCCACAGGTACCTCTGAGGCCAAGGGGAAACACCTTGACTGGTAGCTACTGGGTTTGGGTTCATGTTCTGGCTCCACTCCCTCTAGTATCTGCCCTCCTCCACCACTCCAGGCTGTagtcccctcccagcccccggcTCCTGCTCACCCACCGCTGGCCCTGGCAGGCCTATGGCGGTCCTCGTACCTCTAGATGCTCCTGGCTGGACCAGGACCCGAGCTCTGCCCTGCGGGTTCCGGGGCCCAGCTCCACAGAGCGCACCCTCTCGGCAAACTTGAGGGAGTAGAGCGTCTCACTGGTATTCTTCTCCACGGGGGATACCTAGGGGACAGGAAAGTTCACTCCCTACCCAACCAGCTGGCTGCTCTCACAGAACTGGAAGGGGTACCAAAGCAAGCTCATGGCCAGGGGACTCTAGAAGGCTACCTGGAGAAGACTGAGGGAGGgcaaccaagatggcagaaatgGAGGAACTTGCAAGCACGTGGCTGGATCTGACGGGGAGGTTGGGGGTACACATGTCACTAACTTTGGAGCTGATGACAAGGGGCCCTTTCCTGCACAGCCTAGGTGGGGGTACTTGGgcagcaggggaaggagggggtcCCTGCTCTTAGACCTGGTTGAGCCCCTACATGTTGATGGCCACCCCGCCCGGCCCACCTGAGGCCCTCACCTGCACCACCATGAGGGTCTTGCTGTCCCCACTGAGTGAGTCCTGCAGCAGGTAGGTGAGTTTGGAGTTGCGGAAGGGCACGTGGCCCTGGCGGGAGCGCAGAGCAGCAATGACATCCCCCAGGGCCGACAGCGACTTGTTGATGTGCTGCGCCTCCCGCAGGCGGCTGCCCTCCGCCCCTGACTTGCCCACGCGCTCTGATCCGGCCAAGTCCACCAGGTTCAGCTTCCCTGCAGGGAGGGCACTGGGCAGGTCAAGGCCACCCTAGGAGAGGGGGGCAGGGGTGCTCAGGCCGGGCAGCCTGTGGACCTCACTCACCGGTGGTTCGGAGGCCCGTGCTGCAGTCCACGCCTCGCACTGTCACGATGAGCAGGGCGTGCGATCGTGAGCTGTGCTCATTCAGGTTGGTGAACTCTGTGGTACGATTGGTGTGGCCAAACTCGAACACCTGGGGCcaaggggcagggagggcagaggcACATGGTTTGGAATGGGGTCTTTGGAATCACCCGTCTGGAGAACCCCTGTGAGGGGCATCACCTGCCCCATAGAggggaggaaacaggctcagagaggcctgGGAACCTGGCAGAGCCTGTACCCCCTATTCTGTCCTTCTCTGGAGcagctctgctgtgggcggggctTCCCAGCATTTCCCCGCCCCCGGCTCACCCAGCCCCACACCTTGTTGATGTCCTCCACACTCTGCACCTGGAACTCAGTCAGCCCTGGCACATACAGCTGCCCGCTGCCGTCTGGGCACAGCCGGATCTCCAGTTTCTCCTGGGGCTCCTGCCCCAGCAGGTCCCTGAGGGTAAGAAGGGCGGTCACTCCCTCCTCCTAGTTTGCCTTCGGCCCGCACTACACCTGCCCCCAACCTGTAATGTTCCCCCAACCATCACACCTCAAGAAGCCTTCTTGGACCAGGCtaagccctcctcctcccccgctcccccaccccctcccctgcactCAGGCTCATGAAGGGCAGAGAGGCAATGCTGCTCAAAAGTCCTGTGGTGATGCTACTCCTGCCCCACAATGCACTACCCCCTGTAGGCAGGTGCCCCCAAGACCCCACTCTCACTTTTCACTACCTGGTGCAGCCTGTAGGTAGGGTGAGGACATCTCAAGGGGAGAAGGGGCGCCTCAGTTTGGGTATCCCAGGTGGGTTCAGAGagccctctctctcctgcctgttagtggaggggaggggcctgggaccAGTGGAGCCCCTGGGCTCAGTCAGGACATTCTGCCCTGCCTCCCTTCTTCCCATCTCATGTGGTTCCATGCAGCTTTAAGGACTAAAAGCTGCCCAGGAGGTCTCATGCCACGGCCTCCCACCTGAGGGCCACCACCTGAGGACCTCCCACCTGAGGGCCCCTCACCTGAGGACCTCGTTGTAGATCTCGGCCGCGCTGACGGTGATGGTGTACTCCCAGTCTGATGCCTTCTCCTGCACCTCGGAGAAGAGCAGTTGCAGGGCCCGCTGGTTGATGCCTGGGTTCTCAGTGGTCCCCTGGGGACAGAATCAAGGCTCCAGTGAGCCAGGCCTCTCCCTACCACGAGGACTGACCCATGCAAATGCTCACATTGTGTCTGTGATTCCCACCTGCAACAAGCAGCTTCACCTCCTTGGGCTTCATTTTCCCCTTTAAATGGCCCCACCTGCCAGGACTGGGCCTGGGACGCGAAGCATCTGGCCCAGGCTGGCACACAGAGGCTTCTGATACACACCTGGCCTTAGTGGGCCACCTGGGAGGGGCACCAGGGATGTATGATTTCCCTGCCACTGCCTAATGGGGCTCGATGTCAGGTAGGCCATGAGCCAGGCTccgtgggtggggcaggggaggcacaGGCAGAGTGGGCAAGCGACCCGGGGCCAGATGGGCTGGCTGGCCTTTCTAGAAAGAAATCTGGAATCCTCACCTGGGCCTCACTTTTGATGGCacctccccacctcaccctcctgcTTTTTGCCACTGGGGCCTCCtggccaggcctcagtttccccagcatgCTCCAGCCTCGTAGCTTTGGCTCTGCTGTTTCCCCTGCCTGGAGTGTTTGTCCCCACACTCCTCTCTGACTGCCTTAGGTGTCTGCAccaatgtcacttcctcagggagGCTTCCTCTCCCTGCAAACGCCCGATTCGTCCCTCACCGTTGCTTCCTCGTACCTGGCTGAATTTTCTCCCTAGAACCTGGCAGGACACTTCCTGGTTTGCTGTGTGCACTGCCATCTCCCTGCTGGTGGGCTGGCCCCGTGGGGGCAAGCACTCTGAGCTCATGGCTGTGCCCCATGCCAGGCCTGGTGCCTTGTGTACATGGGGCCTCAGCAGGGATGTGTTGGAGGACAGATGCCCCCGGTGGTCACTCAATTCTAAGCACCCAAGACAGAGCTGGGTACCGAGGAAGTGCTGCACACACTCTCTCCCTCTTCACCACCCCCATCTTGCTTGGCCTACTTCCCACTAATCAGTTTCATCAACCCCAGAATTGAGGGAAAAGAAGGTCCAGATTGAGGAAGAAAGGACCACCATGGCAGCCTCCCCAAAAAGTGCCTAACAGTCTAGACAGTAGGACACCAGGacacctgcccctctcccctACCCGGGGATCTCACAGCATCCCCTCAAGAGCCAGGGAAATCCTAACAAACCAAAGACATGCCTGGGGCCAGCTTTCCATTTTGATCTACAGTcaagtttcttcttcctctcaacACCCCCACTCCATTCCCAGCCACACCCACAGAGAGCGGGTGGCACAGGCGGGGAGATGAGGCCTGGTAAGAGCTAGGCGCCCATGACAGCCTTCACCAGCCCATCTCTCCTGCTCCTGGGGGATCTCCTTGAGAACCGAGACCCACCCTCATTCACCCTGACACCCACAGGGCCCAGCATGGGCAGCCACAAAGCAGGAGCCCAGAAATGTGTGTGGGTGAAATGAAAGCCAGTCCTGAGAGACGTCACAGTGATCTGCCCTGGACTCGGAGCCCAGGCCGAGACCCCTCTGAGGCCAGAGGTTATTGTCGGCACACCTTCCCCTCCTCTGTACCTACTGGGGCCATGCAGGTGTGCCTGAGCCAGGTGCCCCCTCTTCAGGCCTGGTGCCTGGGCTAACACGGGTAACTCTGAGATCCGCTTCGAGGTGGCTGTGAAGACCAGGTGAGGCACAACACGCCCCAAGCAGAACCTCAAGACCCATGAGGGGAGCCCCCATAATGGCAGCAAGAGGGTGGTCTTCACTCTCTGAACCCCTGCCCCATCCATTGGGTACCCACCTCCATCGTGTATGTCTTGCCAGCACCTGTCTGGCCATAGGCAAAGATGCAGACGTTGAAGCCGTCGATGCAGGAGGTGATCAGGGCCTGCACCTCCTGGAACACCTGCAGAGGGGCCGTGGGATGGAGGGTGCGGGGCTGCCAAGGCTGCTGCAATCAGGGGCCACCACCAGCATCTCCCCCTGACCACTCCCCACCTTCGGCAACAATATAGCACATGTTATTGTGGGCAACAGGGTCACTATGGAGGAATTTGTGACTAATAAATCACTTACACTAGAAATCAGTGGGCAATCTCATTGCTCTGCTGTTCTGAAAGGAAGTTACTATCCACCAGCACCTAAGAAAAGGGCCACCCAGCTCCGGAGCTCTGGAGCCCTTCCCCAGCTTCTCCCTTTCTCAAGGTGGGTCAGCAAATGAAGGCAGAGCCACACTCACATCCTGCTGTGAGGCCTGTGGGGAGAAGACCTTGTCCAGCTCAAAGGAGACAGGCTTTCCTTTGTGTAGTAAGTGAATGATGGAGTCATCGTCAGGATCAAAGGTCACAGCATTGGTCGACTCGGGCCCTTCCCCATCCTCTTTGGTGACTGGCCGGACACGGGCAATCACCCGGATGTTCCCTGGATTGgatgggggaggagagaagggtaCAGGAGAGGTCAAGACCAGACTGCCTCCACACTGGTGTCCGTAGCTGGCTAGTGGCTCAGGAGCCCTCTGCCTTCTAAGCAAGGCCTCCAGGACAAGGTGGTCACTCACACTATAGTATGAATTCACATATCAATATATTTTCTTGCTGAGCAAACTGGCTGAGGGTAGGAGCCTCATCTTGGGGACATGGAGGAAAAGTCAGTTGTGGGGCTCAGACATTGCACCCCGTTTGGGTGGGATACCATAATGGACAACTCTTTACACAtctggacttcagtttcctcagctacACAAAGAGGGGCTTAGGTCCCAGTTAGCCAAGGGGCTTGTTCTATCACGCTTAGAAGGGCACTGGCAATGCCAGGACAGGGCTTGGGAATCACTTGGGCAGACAGGACCAGGCAGAGGGTGCATGACTGGtagcacatggaatgcacacAGGCAGCAGGGCAGATCCAGGGGTGTTTGGGGCACAGATCTGATCATGCCACCCACTTGGCTTCATGCCATTAGGTGGGATCCCAGAGCTCCTAAAAGGAAGAGAACACTCTCCACCACAACCAGCATggccctgccttcccttcccctgTCCACTAGGTCTCAGCCCTAgcttcccctcctccaggaagccccccaGTATTCCCAACTGTCAGATACCCAGGGGCTCACAGaggccctccccagcccaggtaaAGTGGCAGTGATGGGGTTCTCTGGGTGGATAATGATCACTTTCTGCTCCCCCAGCTGAAATGAGTACCGTGAGGGCAGGGATGGGTTATGTGGGGCCCACAGCCATATCCTCAGTGTCTGGAACAGCACccggcacagagcaggcactccCTAGACCTGTGTGCAGTGAATGGGTGGTGTCTCAAGCTTGACCAGGCTCTAAGTTACAAGTGGCATTCCAGCCACCCACCACCACTACTtccatccccacccctcagccaccTGGTAGCCTGCCATGGGCATTGGGGCAGAGTTGGAGAGATCCCAGGTGGACCACTAGCCATGCAGTTTTGAGCAAATCCCCtgtgacttctctgtgccttggtttccttatctacAAAGAGGGAATTACAGTCGCTCCTCAGTGACAGGGCACAGTTCCATGGAGTGTTGCCGGGGGCCGTGGGGAAGGGCAGATCACCTCCGaggcaggtcaggggcccctctGCTGGGCATCCCCCAGCCCACCCAGCAGTCACCTTTCAGCCGCACCAGCTCATTGTGGCACTTCTTACGCAGCTGCAGCTCCCGGCGGTATTTGCGCAGCAGCTCCTGGTTGTTGCTGTTGACCTCCTCGATGGCCTGGCCGATCTGGTAGGGGACGCACAGTGCCGTCAGGGTGTCAGCTCCATCAGCCTCGCTGGCCCAACTGCCTGTCCCCGACAGGCTGCTCACTGCCTCCCTCCCGCCTGGGCTGAGGACTCACGTCAGATTTTCCCAATAACCCCTCTGGGTAGGTACTGAGAccaggcccattttacagatgaagaaaataagcCCCAGAGAGGCTAAACCAATAGCTCAAGGTTGCTCTGCTGATGGGTAAATAGGACTCAGCCTTCACTCCAGAGCACCAGCACCTGGCTGACCACGTGATTCAGCTGGacccaaatcccagctctaccctGAGGAGCTGGGAGACCAGAAGCAACTGGCTCTATGGCTTCCagccttttctcatctgtaaaatggggataacaacatCGAACCCGTGGATCTATAGGAGCTGGTAGGTAAAAATGGCCAGGTTACGTTTCATAAGGAAAAGAACAAGCTGCAGACCACTCGTACACCTGCTCCCCTCTGCTGGGTGAAAGGGAAGTGTGCATACGTGTACGTATCCGTCAGTAGTTTTCATCATGCTCAGAACACCCTTCAGGGGAAATACTGGGAGACCAGCTGCCTTCGAGGAGCAGGCTGGATGGCAGTGAGaagcctctcctttcctttctgtgGAGTTTGTACTTTCAACATGTCTGTGTATTATtgacacaattttttaaaggagaacTGTTTTCGATTCCCAAAATATATCAGTCTCTCTACCCTGCAGAGCTGTCATACAGATTCAAGGAGCCGACGGCTATAAACAGCTTGGCACGTAGGAGGCACTTAAGAGATGCTGGCTATTCTCATACTGTGCAAGTACAGCTTGAAAAAGTTGAATTAAACCTAACAGATGTAAGAATATATGTAGCATGTTTGAGACATAAAGCTCTGCCCAGCATGTATGGGACATAAAGTGTATGTAACATGTTTGGCTTTAAGAGTCGTAACAAGACAGATGCccaaattaccttcccccaaCCAGACAGTTTTTCAAGCAGGGTCTGAGGACGgcagtgtgtgtgggaggggcGCTGCCGTCGGGGGAGCTCTGGCTGAGTGTGTGCAGGGAGCGCTGGGCAGGCGCCGCAGCTGCCCACGCAGCCGTGCTCACCTCGGCCTTGACGCTCCTGAGCGCCTC
This genomic interval from Vicugna pacos chromosome 9, VicPac4, whole genome shotgun sequence contains the following:
- the KIFC3 gene encoding kinesin-like protein KIFC3 isoform X5 — its product is MNVEKTGGRLFGSGRRSSLSGPPGAAPVVHRMVEAMSQLQEEKAQLQEELVALRERLAVRDSDRQATSTQLQHQVENLKEKLISQAQEVSRLRSELGGTDLEKHRDLLMVENERLRQEMRRCEAELQELRAKPAAPCTGCEHSQESAQLRDKLSQLQLEVAENKGMLSELNLEVQQKTDRLAEVELRLKDCLAEKAQEEERLSRRLRDSHETIASLRAQSPPVKYVIKTVEVESSKTKQALSESQARNQHLQEQVAMQRQVLKEMEQQLQSSHQLTVQLRAQIAMYESELERAHGQMLEEMQSLEEDKNRAIEEAFARAQVEMKAVHENLAGVRTNLLTLQPALRTLTNDYNGLKRQVRGFPLLLQEALRSVKAEIGQAIEEVNSNNQELLRKYRRELQLRKKCHNELVRLKGNIRVIARVRPVTKEDGEGPESTNAVTFDPDDDSIIHLLHKGKPVSFELDKVFSPQASQQDVFQEVQALITSCIDGFNVCIFAYGQTGAGKTYTMEGTTENPGINQRALQLLFSEVQEKASDWEYTITVSAAEIYNEVLRDLLGQEPQEKLEIRLCPDGSGQLYVPGLTEFQVQSVEDINKVFEFGHTNRTTEFTNLNEHSSRSHALLIVTVRGVDCSTGLRTTGKLNLVDLAGSERVGKSGAEGSRLREAQHINKSLSALGDVIAALRSRQGHVPFRNSKLTYLLQDSLSGDSKTLMVVQVSPVEKNTSETLYSLKFAERVRSVELGPGTRRAELGSWSSQEHLEWEPACQTPQPSARAHSAPGSGTTSRPGSIRRKLQPSGKTRPLPV
- the KIFC3 gene encoding kinesin-like protein KIFC3 isoform X4, which gives rise to MVPSRRTWNLGATPSLRGLWRVGRAGEPELRMARPAPAGPAARPFPHTGPGRLRTGRGKDTPAGGDEDSGTRSAARPALAQCRALSVDWAGPGSPHKLYLTVQVENLKEKLISQAQEVSRLRSELGGTDLEKHRDLLMVENERLRQEMRRCEAELQELRAKPAAPCTGCEHSQESAQLRDKLSQLQLEVAENKGMLSELNLEVQQKTDRLAEVELRLKDCLAEKAQEEERLSRRLRDSHETIASLRAQSPPVKYVIKTVEVESSKTKQALSESQARNQHLQEQVAMQRQVLKEMEQQLQSSHQLTVQLRAQIAMYESELERAHGQMLEEMQSLEEDKNRAIEEAFARAQVEMKAVHENLAGVRTNLLTLQPALRTLTNDYNGLKRQVRGFPLLLQEALRSVKAEIGQAIEEVNSNNQELLRKYRRELQLRKKCHNELVRLKGNIRVIARVRPVTKEDGEGPESTNAVTFDPDDDSIIHLLHKGKPVSFELDKVFSPQASQQDVFQEVQALITSCIDGFNVCIFAYGQTGAGKTYTMEGTTENPGINQRALQLLFSEVQEKASDWEYTITVSAAEIYNEVLRDLLGQEPQEKLEIRLCPDGSGQLYVPGLTEFQVQSVEDINKVFEFGHTNRTTEFTNLNEHSSRSHALLIVTVRGVDCSTGLRTTGKLNLVDLAGSERVGKSGAEGSRLREAQHINKSLSALGDVIAALRSRQGHVPFRNSKLTYLLQDSLSGDSKTLMVVQVSPVEKNTSETLYSLKFAERVRSVELGPGTRRAELGSWSSQEHLEWEPACQTPQPSARAHSAPGSGTTSRPGSIRRKLQPSGKTRPLPV
- the KIFC3 gene encoding kinesin-like protein KIFC3 isoform X6 → MVENERLRQEMRRCEAELQELRAKPAAPCTGCEHSQESAQLRDKLSQLQLEVAENKGMLSELNLEVQQKTDRLAEVELRLKDCLAEKAQEEERLSRRLRDSHETIASLRAQSPPVKYVIKTVEVESSKTKQALSESQARNQHLQEQVAMQRQVLKEMEQQLQSSHQLTVQLRAQIAMYESELERAHGQMLEEMQSLEEDKNRAIEEAFARAQVEMKAVHENLAGVRTNLLTLQPALRTLTNDYNGLKRQVRGFPLLLQEALRSVKAEIGQAIEEVNSNNQELLRKYRRELQLRKKCHNELVRLKGNIRVIARVRPVTKEDGEGPESTNAVTFDPDDDSIIHLLHKGKPVSFELDKVFSPQASQQDVFQEVQALITSCIDGFNVCIFAYGQTGAGKTYTMEGTTENPGINQRALQLLFSEVQEKASDWEYTITVSAAEIYNEVLRDLLGQEPQEKLEIRLCPDGSGQLYVPGLTEFQVQSVEDINKVFEFGHTNRTTEFTNLNEHSSRSHALLIVTVRGVDCSTGLRTTGKLNLVDLAGSERVGKSGAEGSRLREAQHINKSLSALGDVIAALRSRQGHVPFRNSKLTYLLQDSLSGDSKTLMVVQVSPVEKNTSETLYSLKFAERVRSVELGPGTRRAELGSWSSQEHLEWEPACQTPQPSARAHSAPGSGTTSRPGSIRRKLQPSGKTRPLPV